A genomic region of Rhodohalobacter sp. 614A contains the following coding sequences:
- a CDS encoding sigma-70 family RNA polymerase sigma factor — protein MSEEKHQLTSILNSVRDDSESIKKILPLVYDDLRNMAHHQLRRERPGHTINTTALVHEAYMKLVKFPPEGDWDGRRHFFGVAARAMRQILVNYAKKRSRQKRGGENQPVEFEEGFYMTEKKADELIALDEALTRLEKMNERQGRIVECRYFAGYKVEETADILGVSEATVKRDWTTARAWLYSQIKESI, from the coding sequence ATGTCTGAAGAAAAGCATCAATTGACATCAATCCTGAACTCTGTACGAGATGATTCTGAATCTATCAAAAAAATTCTGCCGCTCGTATATGATGATTTGCGGAATATGGCTCATCACCAACTTCGTCGGGAGCGCCCCGGGCATACTATAAATACCACCGCTCTGGTACATGAAGCGTACATGAAACTGGTTAAATTTCCACCAGAAGGTGATTGGGATGGCCGGCGACACTTTTTTGGTGTGGCCGCCCGGGCTATGCGCCAGATTTTGGTGAACTATGCAAAAAAAAGAAGTCGCCAGAAACGGGGCGGAGAAAACCAACCGGTTGAGTTTGAAGAAGGATTTTATATGACTGAAAAAAAAGCTGATGAATTGATTGCATTGGACGAAGCCCTGACGAGACTTGAAAAGATGAATGAACGCCAGGGAAGAATTGTGGAATGCAGATATTTTGCCGGATATAAAGTAGAAGAAACGGCGGACATTCTCGGTGTATCTGAAGCGACGGTTAAACGTGACTGGACAACGGCACGAGCCTGGCTATACAGCCAAATTAAAGAAAGTATTTAA
- a CDS encoding CcmD family protein, with protein MGINIQDSTKTAVDTLTTSYSGKWDGVEGIEQSSGFIQMMASNDLIFVVLGVSLIIWFVLLFYLIRVDRKVGKLEKSLKEESDEA; from the coding sequence ATGGGAATAAATATACAAGATTCAACAAAAACCGCCGTTGATACCCTTACAACCAGTTACTCCGGTAAATGGGATGGGGTTGAAGGCATTGAACAATCGTCCGGATTTATACAAATGATGGCATCCAACGATCTTATTTTTGTAGTTTTAGGAGTGAGTTTAATTATCTGGTTTGTATTACTTTTCTACCTGATACGGGTTGACAGAAAAGTGGGCAAGCTGGAAAAATCATTGAAGGAAGAATCAGATGAAGCCTAA
- a CDS encoding heme lyase CcmF/NrfE family subunit produces the protein MIAEAGRWFLSIAFISSVFTMVLYAYASIKHDKKAEQISNWLWGLKGILVTAASAALIYLIMTHQFQYFYVWNYTSLDLEPQYLFSAFYGGQEGSFLLWVFFAFLVGLGLIKWTRKPYRGPVMFVMAMTQFFLLSMILGWDFGVAKIGASPFRTIAQEMPNAPFLQANPGFVPQDGTGLNDLLKSPWMMIHPPIIFLGFSMMTVPFAFAVASLWTKTYHEWIRPALPWTLAANLCLLTAIFLGGYWAYETLSFGGYWAWDPVENASLVPWLIGTAGIHAMIIQRKSKRAHKASIFFALLAYVSVIYQTFLTRSGVLADQSVHSFVDLGLYNQLLAFILIVTFMGIGFYLYRYKELPSPEKESKFLSREFMTFTGAMLLFILGIVIILGTSSPILGKLFVDNPTPPDIQFYNDWSMPIAIIMAITTVIGQYLFWEKHTWESLAGELITPLLVTSTISVISIVLGNVTSLYYMIYIFAGWFTVIGNGTVLIRLLRKNPKLVGGTLTHIGFGLLLLGIISSSVYTTPMLDKRTEDYNLRVEQGDVIDEEGFPITQKVEMFELTINQPKLISDKYMVTYEGYELSDSPRPGQQNYRLKFEPIEGGNPFYLSPEVYPMLTSSGPNSVEWSVDPHVRTGWFNDIYLYVAGSQYVEKRNEAVEQNSQNQPMIPVGDAQSEDQQAEEDVQTIELSQGETTTAGPFQFTFQNFVPASEESLPENTQIGIRSLIRIEHEPSGRAFEAEPLFAVYTEDDRSYTYSPPIDIQEWGMSVLFTSVHPETDSIELSVYGLDENFEEDWVLVVAEQKPFVSIVWMGTFMLMAGFSVSIFRHWAREKNTV, from the coding sequence ATGATTGCAGAAGCAGGACGCTGGTTTTTATCCATTGCTTTTATCTCCTCTGTGTTTACGATGGTTTTGTATGCGTATGCATCCATCAAACACGATAAAAAAGCGGAGCAGATTTCAAACTGGTTATGGGGCTTGAAGGGAATTCTTGTTACGGCTGCATCCGCAGCTTTGATCTACCTGATTATGACTCACCAGTTCCAATACTTTTACGTATGGAATTATACAAGCCTCGACCTTGAACCCCAGTATCTTTTTTCAGCTTTTTACGGCGGACAGGAGGGAAGCTTTCTTCTTTGGGTTTTCTTTGCTTTTTTAGTTGGCTTGGGTCTGATCAAATGGACGAGAAAACCTTATCGCGGGCCCGTCATGTTTGTAATGGCGATGACCCAGTTTTTCCTGCTTTCCATGATTTTAGGCTGGGATTTTGGAGTGGCAAAGATCGGAGCCTCACCATTCCGAACCATTGCCCAGGAAATGCCCAATGCTCCGTTTTTGCAAGCCAACCCCGGATTTGTACCACAGGATGGAACCGGCCTGAATGATCTCTTAAAAAGTCCCTGGATGATGATTCATCCGCCTATCATTTTTCTTGGTTTTTCTATGATGACGGTACCTTTCGCATTTGCCGTAGCATCTCTCTGGACAAAGACTTATCACGAATGGATTCGTCCGGCTTTACCGTGGACTCTTGCTGCAAATCTTTGTCTTCTGACAGCAATTTTCCTCGGAGGATATTGGGCGTATGAAACTCTTTCATTTGGCGGTTATTGGGCGTGGGACCCTGTTGAGAATGCCTCACTCGTTCCCTGGTTAATTGGTACGGCCGGTATTCATGCGATGATCATTCAACGGAAAAGCAAGCGAGCACATAAGGCATCCATTTTCTTTGCGCTGCTGGCGTATGTTTCTGTGATCTACCAAACATTTTTGACAAGATCCGGTGTTCTTGCCGATCAGTCCGTTCACAGTTTCGTGGATTTAGGTTTATACAATCAACTGCTTGCTTTTATTTTGATCGTAACCTTTATGGGTATTGGTTTCTATCTCTATCGATATAAAGAGCTTCCATCACCAGAAAAAGAGTCGAAGTTTTTGAGCCGGGAGTTCATGACATTTACCGGGGCCATGCTTCTGTTCATTCTCGGTATCGTAATTATTTTGGGTACCAGTTCTCCCATTCTTGGAAAGTTATTTGTTGATAATCCCACTCCGCCGGACATTCAGTTCTACAACGACTGGAGTATGCCGATAGCCATCATCATGGCGATTACCACAGTGATTGGCCAGTATTTGTTCTGGGAAAAACATACCTGGGAAAGTCTTGCAGGAGAATTAATTACTCCACTCTTGGTTACTTCAACCATTTCTGTTATTTCCATTGTATTAGGGAATGTGACATCGCTGTACTACATGATTTACATTTTTGCCGGCTGGTTTACAGTGATTGGAAATGGAACTGTACTGATCAGGTTGCTGAGAAAAAACCCAAAACTCGTGGGTGGCACACTGACACACATTGGTTTTGGTTTACTTCTTCTAGGAATTATTTCGTCATCGGTTTATACCACACCAATGCTCGATAAACGAACGGAAGATTATAATCTCAGGGTAGAACAGGGAGATGTGATTGATGAAGAAGGATTTCCCATCACACAAAAAGTGGAAATGTTTGAGTTGACCATCAATCAACCCAAGCTGATCAGTGATAAATATATGGTGACATACGAGGGCTATGAACTAAGCGATTCACCTCGTCCGGGGCAACAAAATTATCGGCTGAAATTTGAACCGATTGAAGGCGGTAATCCATTCTATCTTTCTCCGGAAGTCTATCCAATGCTTACTTCTTCAGGGCCTAATAGTGTTGAATGGTCGGTGGATCCTCACGTTCGCACAGGATGGTTTAATGATATTTATCTCTACGTGGCGGGTAGCCAATATGTTGAAAAGAGGAATGAAGCGGTTGAGCAGAATTCTCAAAATCAGCCAATGATTCCGGTCGGTGATGCTCAAAGTGAAGATCAGCAAGCTGAAGAAGATGTTCAAACAATAGAGTTGAGCCAAGGTGAAACGACAACAGCCGGGCCATTTCAGTTCACGTTTCAGAATTTTGTACCTGCAAGTGAAGAGTCACTTCCCGAGAATACACAAATTGGAATTCGATCTCTTATTCGAATTGAGCACGAACCTTCTGGTCGTGCATTTGAAGCGGAACCACTATTTGCCGTGTATACAGAAGATGACAGAAGTTATACCTATTCACCGCCGATTGATATCCAGGAGTGGGGAATGAGTGTTCTGTTTACCAGTGTACATCCGGAAACAGATTCCATAGAACTCAGTGTGTATGGATTGGACGAAAACTTTGAAGAGGATTGGGTTCTTGTAGTAGCGGAACAGAAACCGTTCGTTTCCATTGTTTGGATGGGAACTTTTATGCTTATGGCTGGTTTTTCGGTATCCATTTTTCGGCATTGGGCTCGCGAAAAGAATACTGTTTAA
- a CDS encoding phosphoribosyl-AMP cyclohydrolase: protein MDKSNPRQLEEGTELQMQFEKRNGLLPVVVQESSTGNILMLASVNGEALNYSIKNKKAAFWSTSRNQFWVKGETSGNTLLIDEILVDCDQDAIIYKVTLDGDGACHTTNKDGKHRKSCFYRKINTNSLELDFLEE, encoded by the coding sequence ATGGACAAGAGCAATCCCCGGCAACTCGAAGAAGGAACAGAACTTCAAATGCAATTTGAAAAGCGAAATGGCTTGTTGCCCGTAGTGGTTCAGGAATCTTCAACCGGAAACATTTTGATGCTAGCCTCTGTCAATGGCGAGGCTTTAAATTACTCCATCAAAAATAAAAAGGCTGCTTTTTGGAGCACCAGCAGAAACCAGTTTTGGGTGAAAGGTGAAACCTCCGGGAATACCCTTTTAATTGATGAAATTCTTGTGGATTGCGATCAGGATGCAATTATTTATAAAGTAACCCTGGATGGCGATGGCGCCTGCCATACGACCAATAAAGATGGCAAGCATAGAAAATCATGCTTTTACAGGAAGATCAATACTAACTCTCTTGAATTAGATTTTTTAGAAGAATGA
- the ccsA gene encoding cytochrome c biogenesis protein CcsA produces the protein MKIWKIVVSVWMTIVITAGFLIQIPDIPILQQSARNLFLHVPMWFTMMVAFAMGFYFSIRYLNDEQMKWDRKAETATSVGLLFGICGLFTGSLWARFTWGAWWTFAEPRMNLAALAMLVFVAYFILRSAFNDPEKKAKISAVYNIFGVTTIPFLLYIIPRQLPSLHPGAEGNPAFSEITAPELRYIFYPAIIGFIGLSIWIMDVVNRYKILRERV, from the coding sequence TTGAAAATTTGGAAAATTGTAGTGTCGGTTTGGATGACGATTGTCATTACTGCCGGCTTCCTCATTCAGATACCCGATATTCCAATTTTACAGCAGTCAGCCCGGAATCTGTTTCTGCATGTGCCCATGTGGTTTACAATGATGGTGGCGTTTGCCATGGGGTTTTATTTCAGCATCCGTTATTTGAATGATGAACAGATGAAATGGGATCGAAAAGCGGAAACGGCTACATCGGTCGGTTTGCTTTTTGGAATTTGTGGCCTGTTTACCGGATCGCTTTGGGCACGATTTACATGGGGTGCCTGGTGGACGTTTGCCGAACCCCGAATGAATTTAGCCGCTTTGGCAATGCTGGTTTTTGTAGCTTATTTTATTTTACGGTCAGCTTTTAACGATCCGGAAAAAAAGGCGAAAATTTCAGCAGTCTATAATATTTTTGGAGTTACCACGATCCCGTTTTTATTGTATATCATCCCGAGGCAGTTACCGAGTTTACATCCCGGTGCCGAGGGAAATCCGGCATTCAGCGAAATAACCGCGCCCGAACTGAGATATATTTTTTATCCGGCCATTATCGGCTTTATAGGATTATCAATCTGGATTATGGATGTTGTTAACAGGTATAAGATTTTGCGGGAGCGCGTATAA
- a CDS encoding cytochrome c maturation protein CcmE domain-containing protein — translation MKPKLIIGIVSIIVFTSLLMYNFGNSISTYVNFEEAEGRSSSHVVGVWDSSQDYGFSRDTMQFVFYMEDRSGNVRKVIYPRPKPNNFEQATQLVVIGEMKNDVFYANEMLMKCPSKYNDEPQFEQVNATES, via the coding sequence ATGAAGCCTAAATTAATTATCGGTATTGTTTCCATTATTGTTTTTACATCCCTTCTGATGTACAACTTTGGAAACAGCATTAGTACATATGTAAACTTTGAAGAGGCCGAAGGCCGGTCATCTTCGCACGTGGTTGGTGTGTGGGATTCTTCACAAGATTATGGATTTTCTCGGGATACCATGCAATTCGTTTTTTATATGGAAGACCGCTCCGGAAATGTTCGAAAGGTGATCTATCCACGACCTAAACCGAATAATTTTGAACAGGCCACCCAGCTTGTTGTCATTGGTGAGATGAAGAATGATGTATTTTATGCAAACGAAATGCTCATGAAATGCCCTTCCAAATATAATGACGAGCCGCAGTTTGAGCAGGTGAACGCGACAGAGAGCTAA
- a CDS encoding DUF2237 family protein, with protein MNFQSKNVFGESLQNCSTDPVTGYYRNGCCDSGEDDRGDHMVCAIMTEEFLEFSKAKGNDLSTPMPQFNFPGLKPGDKWCLCAARWKEAYNEGMAPLVVLEATNELTLEVVSMEVLLEYAYKEGRKTE; from the coding sequence ATGAACTTTCAGTCGAAAAACGTTTTTGGAGAATCTTTACAAAATTGCAGTACCGATCCAGTAACCGGTTATTACAGAAATGGATGTTGTGATTCGGGTGAGGACGATCGTGGAGATCATATGGTATGTGCTATTATGACTGAAGAATTTCTTGAATTTTCTAAGGCCAAAGGGAATGATCTGTCCACTCCAATGCCACAATTCAATTTTCCCGGATTGAAACCTGGCGATAAATGGTGCCTTTGTGCTGCCCGATGGAAAGAAGCTTACAATGAAGGAATGGCTCCCCTGGTAGTACTCGAAGCTACAAATGAACTGACTTTAGAAGTAGTTTCAATGGAAGTACTTTTGGAATATGCGTATAAAGAAGGCCGAAAAACTGAATAG
- a CDS encoding TolB family protein, whose product MRSQFTTIALLKKLAANGLFFLLAFMLITCSDNPGSPNSEPEPEPEPKPTPEVTVGNLDITTVTTGLDPDPRGYTVLVENGESIDAGPNEVFTLEEIDEGTYSVELSDVEEHCTVQSANPVSVEIVAEQTSTVEFEIECAGIFREKVVFFRNGTQSAKTGYSLAQQSYYAMNYDGSELERVKDLNFDGRINFSSDISPDGTKMAVIYMEDREFDSRIGIINAYDDELIFLNDLESDVSYFYPVFSPDGSKIAYIKTSDSSTKRDIYIMDSDGTNIVQVTTSGALEENLNWSADGSKIIFERSTKDYKYQGIYSVNTDGTGEKLITDSEMEFTDPVWSPNGDKIAVVGSQFEPYYYNEVFVMNPDGTNIQKIASKEGQSIYYSGLKWSPDGTKIYFLSNRDGQPDAEFGYAYASKDIFMVNADGSNLVNITNTPQVDESNLMLTP is encoded by the coding sequence ATGCGATCACAGTTTACAACTATTGCTTTATTGAAGAAATTAGCTGCAAATGGACTATTCTTTTTGTTGGCATTTATGCTCATAACATGCTCCGACAATCCAGGCAGCCCAAATTCGGAGCCTGAGCCGGAACCAGAGCCTAAGCCTACTCCCGAAGTGACAGTTGGGAATTTAGACATAACTACTGTTACAACAGGATTGGATCCTGATCCGAGAGGGTATACCGTTCTTGTCGAAAATGGGGAAAGCATAGATGCAGGCCCCAATGAAGTTTTTACACTCGAGGAGATTGATGAAGGGACGTATTCAGTAGAATTGAGTGATGTGGAGGAACATTGTACCGTCCAAAGTGCAAATCCTGTATCTGTGGAAATTGTGGCAGAGCAGACATCCACAGTTGAGTTTGAAATTGAATGTGCAGGTATTTTCCGGGAAAAAGTAGTTTTCTTCAGAAATGGTACACAGAGTGCAAAAACCGGGTATTCGCTGGCACAGCAAAGCTATTATGCAATGAACTATGATGGTTCAGAACTGGAAAGAGTGAAGGATTTAAATTTTGATGGACGAATTAATTTCTCATCAGATATTTCACCGGACGGCACAAAAATGGCTGTTATTTATATGGAAGACAGAGAATTTGATTCTCGGATCGGTATTATCAATGCTTATGATGATGAATTGATTTTCCTCAATGATCTGGAATCGGATGTCTCATATTTTTACCCGGTTTTTTCTCCGGATGGAAGCAAGATTGCGTACATAAAAACCAGCGATTCATCTACAAAAAGAGATATCTATATAATGGACTCAGATGGAACAAATATTGTTCAGGTTACAACATCAGGTGCGCTTGAGGAAAACCTGAATTGGTCGGCCGACGGTTCAAAAATTATATTTGAACGTTCAACGAAGGATTATAAATATCAGGGGATTTATTCAGTCAATACAGATGGAACCGGAGAGAAGCTGATAACTGATTCAGAAATGGAATTTACAGATCCGGTATGGTCGCCAAATGGTGATAAAATTGCAGTCGTAGGTTCCCAATTTGAACCGTATTATTACAATGAGGTGTTTGTGATGAACCCGGACGGAACAAATATCCAAAAAATAGCGAGTAAGGAGGGACAAAGCATCTATTACAGCGGTTTAAAATGGTCGCCGGATGGTACTAAGATTTATTTCTTATCGAACAGAGATGGTCAGCCGGATGCTGAGTTTGGATATGCTTATGCCTCCAAGGATATATTCATGGTAAATGCTGATGGCTCAAACCTTGTAAACATAACGAACACACCACAGGTTGATGAATCAAACCTCATGCTGACACCATGA
- a CDS encoding serine hydrolase domain-containing protein: MSRVKNNTKDYNVSQFFTVLTLVSLLLFGTISCSDNSTGTEPDPKEPESISQVDTAVNSFMSQYSVPGLSVAITKDGNLVYAKSYGHADAENNVEVSNSSLFRIASVSKPITGVAIMKLAEDGLLSLDDKVFGEGALLGTEYGAKAYSANLKNITVNHLLHHTAGGWVNDETDPMFQNLEMNNHELISWVLDNYTLSNAPGTAYAYSNFGYSLLGRIIEEVTGQSYENYVINEILGPMGINTMQIGGNTAGERISNEVKYYGQHSDNPYGHNVTRMDAHGGWIATATDLAKFLVRVDGLPSKSDVLQASTIQTMTTGSQANSSYAAGWSVNSANNWWHSGSLPGTASLIVRSSQGYNWVILCNTRAWENTFFNDLDLLIWKAVNDPNTEWPDVDLF; the protein is encoded by the coding sequence ATGAGTAGAGTTAAAAATAACACGAAAGATTATAATGTCAGTCAGTTTTTTACAGTGTTAACATTGGTTTCATTATTACTTTTTGGGACCATTTCATGTAGTGATAATTCAACAGGCACAGAACCGGATCCTAAAGAACCAGAAAGTATTTCACAGGTAGATACGGCTGTAAATAGTTTTATGAGTCAATACAGTGTACCGGGTTTGTCAGTAGCGATTACAAAAGACGGAAATCTGGTGTATGCAAAAAGTTACGGACATGCAGATGCAGAAAATAATGTTGAAGTGTCTAATTCCAGTCTGTTCCGTATTGCCAGTGTTTCCAAACCTATAACCGGCGTCGCTATTATGAAATTGGCAGAGGATGGTTTGTTATCACTGGATGATAAAGTTTTCGGAGAGGGGGCCCTTTTAGGTACGGAATACGGCGCAAAAGCGTACAGCGCAAATCTGAAAAATATTACGGTTAATCATTTATTGCACCACACAGCCGGCGGTTGGGTGAATGACGAGACCGATCCGATGTTCCAAAATCTTGAAATGAATAATCATGAATTAATTTCATGGGTTCTTGATAATTATACACTCTCGAATGCTCCGGGGACAGCTTATGCCTATTCCAATTTTGGATATTCATTACTTGGCAGAATTATCGAAGAGGTAACTGGCCAATCTTATGAAAATTATGTTATAAATGAGATTCTTGGGCCCATGGGGATAAACACCATGCAAATTGGTGGTAATACAGCGGGGGAGAGAATATCGAATGAAGTTAAATACTATGGACAGCATAGCGATAATCCTTATGGCCATAATGTGACGCGAATGGATGCTCACGGCGGGTGGATCGCTACCGCCACCGATTTGGCAAAATTTCTTGTCCGGGTTGATGGGTTGCCCTCAAAGAGCGATGTATTACAAGCGTCAACCATACAAACTATGACAACGGGATCACAGGCAAATTCAAGCTATGCGGCTGGTTGGTCTGTAAACTCAGCAAACAACTGGTGGCATTCCGGTTCATTACCGGGGACAGCAAGCCTTATTGTGCGAAGTTCTCAAGGTTACAACTGGGTCATCTTGTGCAATACCCGGGCTTGGGAGAATACTTTTTTTAATGATTTGGATCTTCTTATTTGGAAAGCTGTTAATGATCCTAATACTGAATGGCCGGATGTGGACTTATTTTAA
- a CDS encoding serine/threonine-protein kinase, whose translation MDSNKWGEIQGLFHQCEKLPLDEQEIFLKNLEEKDSGLAKEVKKLLEAYYSSGTFLEDDILEHDFIKAGDRVGPWKINREIGRGGMSIVYHASRADGQFERDVAIKFLHGLIPGRSMHKRLQLEQNILAKLHHKNIAQLFDAGVTDEGRPYFILEYIDGKPITEWCYENKIGFSQRLDIFAQVCEAVQFAHQRLIVHRDLKPTNILVDNNGSVKLLDFGIAKILEEDPQEGAALTRTGQYLMTPEYASPEQVRGESITTATDVYALGLILCQILTGSLPYNLSEKSPMEISSIISETYPTKPSTLVGKGLEINNEESKRLRTGLNSKYLKKELRGDLDNIIMKALRKESERRYGSADQLLQDIRHYQKNEPISARPESAGYLTKKFVQRNRTAVSAALIVVFILIGTVIFSLIQARNTEIERQKTEQVNAFLQEMLASPNPFEDGRDVRVIDILDQTAERMDNELDLDPSVAAAVHHTLGVTYRELGDLEKASVHLAEALKVRNNLYTPPHPDISDSQAEYGKLEQKKGNYAVADSLLRLAFESDLSRLGKENTTVAIRISDRGVLKWEMGDLESAEQLLRESLELEQQLRDSNDVQLAVSLGNLATLLLDQGYHNEALKLYNRELGIYRSNYENDQHPSIPQVLSHIGIIYDDLEEYEEARINHEQALELFRELKGEDHADVAYAMNNLASVLTNLGEPEEALKMQQESAEIYESIYGNEHPNVGIQYNNIAYAKRTTGDLEGAIESYKKAIDIWEKGLPEDHLFLGYGYHNLGSVLMLQDHPQEALPNFQRAYEIRVKQLSTNSSERGVTTSMLGDCLATLNRTEEAEPLLIEGYQILLQSLGENHTSTQEAEERLKEFLSTQNRLEDFETITNDVE comes from the coding sequence ATGGACTCAAATAAATGGGGTGAAATTCAGGGACTTTTCCATCAATGCGAAAAACTGCCACTTGATGAACAGGAAATATTTCTTAAAAATCTTGAGGAAAAGGATTCTGGTCTTGCAAAAGAAGTGAAAAAACTTCTGGAAGCTTACTATTCATCCGGTACTTTTTTGGAAGATGATATCTTAGAGCACGATTTCATCAAAGCGGGGGATCGTGTAGGCCCCTGGAAAATCAATAGAGAAATTGGACGTGGGGGGATGAGTATCGTTTACCATGCTTCCCGTGCAGACGGCCAGTTTGAACGCGATGTAGCCATCAAATTTTTGCATGGTTTGATTCCGGGCCGATCCATGCACAAACGGCTCCAGTTAGAACAAAATATTCTCGCCAAGCTGCATCATAAAAATATAGCTCAACTGTTTGATGCAGGTGTGACTGATGAGGGACGCCCCTATTTTATTCTTGAATATATTGATGGTAAACCAATCACGGAATGGTGTTACGAGAACAAAATAGGGTTTTCCCAACGCCTTGATATCTTTGCGCAGGTTTGCGAGGCAGTACAATTTGCACACCAACGCCTGATTGTCCACCGGGATTTAAAGCCTACAAATATACTTGTAGATAATAACGGCAGCGTTAAACTTCTTGATTTCGGTATCGCAAAAATACTTGAAGAAGATCCGCAAGAGGGAGCAGCTTTGACGCGAACCGGGCAATACCTTATGACACCAGAATATGCAAGTCCTGAACAGGTCCGGGGAGAATCCATCACTACCGCAACAGATGTATATGCACTTGGTTTAATTCTATGCCAGATTCTTACCGGTTCCCTGCCATACAATCTATCGGAAAAAAGCCCGATGGAAATCAGCAGCATTATTTCAGAGACCTACCCTACCAAACCAAGCACCCTTGTTGGCAAAGGTTTGGAAATCAATAATGAAGAAAGTAAACGGCTTAGAACCGGCTTAAATTCCAAATATCTCAAAAAAGAATTGCGCGGTGACCTGGACAATATAATTATGAAGGCTCTTCGCAAAGAATCAGAACGAAGATATGGTTCTGCAGATCAGCTATTACAGGATATTCGGCATTATCAAAAAAATGAACCGATTTCAGCACGCCCAGAAAGCGCAGGTTACCTCACAAAAAAGTTTGTTCAGCGCAATCGAACGGCCGTCTCTGCAGCTCTGATTGTAGTTTTCATCCTTATTGGAACAGTTATTTTTTCATTAATTCAGGCCAGAAATACTGAAATTGAACGGCAGAAGACGGAACAGGTCAATGCTTTTCTTCAGGAGATGCTCGCCTCTCCAAACCCATTTGAAGATGGCCGGGATGTTCGGGTGATTGATATTCTTGATCAAACTGCTGAAAGAATGGACAACGAATTAGACCTGGATCCATCGGTAGCAGCAGCTGTTCATCATACCCTGGGAGTTACTTATCGTGAACTCGGAGATTTGGAGAAGGCATCTGTTCATTTAGCCGAAGCTTTAAAGGTTCGAAATAATCTTTATACACCTCCACATCCGGATATATCGGACTCTCAGGCTGAATATGGAAAACTTGAGCAAAAAAAAGGAAACTACGCTGTTGCAGATTCTCTTTTGCGTCTGGCTTTTGAATCGGATCTCAGCAGGCTTGGAAAAGAAAATACTACTGTCGCTATACGTATTAGTGATAGAGGCGTTTTAAAGTGGGAAATGGGCGATTTGGAATCTGCAGAACAGCTTTTGCGCGAATCATTAGAACTGGAACAACAACTCCGGGATTCAAATGATGTACAACTTGCCGTATCTCTCGGGAATCTGGCCACGTTGCTGTTGGATCAGGGATATCATAATGAAGCCTTGAAATTATATAATCGTGAACTGGGCATTTACCGGTCCAATTATGAAAACGACCAACACCCATCCATACCGCAGGTTCTGAGCCATATTGGAATTATTTATGATGATTTAGAAGAGTATGAAGAAGCGCGGATCAACCATGAGCAGGCACTTGAGCTGTTCAGGGAATTAAAGGGAGAAGACCACGCAGATGTAGCTTATGCGATGAATAATCTTGCCTCTGTACTTACAAATCTGGGAGAACCTGAAGAAGCACTAAAAATGCAACAGGAATCGGCAGAAATCTATGAGAGTATTTATGGAAATGAGCACCCAAATGTTGGTATTCAATACAACAATATTGCTTATGCAAAACGAACAACGGGAGACCTGGAAGGTGCCATAGAAAGTTATAAAAAAGCGATTGATATTTGGGAAAAGGGTTTACCCGAAGACCATCTTTTTTTGGGTTATGGCTATCATAATCTTGGCTCTGTACTTATGTTGCAAGATCATCCCCAAGAAGCTTTGCCTAATTTTCAGCGGGCATACGAAATCCGGGTTAAACAGTTGTCCACGAACAGTTCGGAACGTGGTGTTACCACCAGTATGCTTGGAGATTGTTTGGCTACATTGAACAGAACGGAAGAAGCAGAACCTCTTTTGATTGAAGGCTACCAAATTCTGCTGCAATCACTTGGGGAGAATCATACGTCTACACAGGAAGCCGAAGAACGTTTAAAAGAATTCCTTTCTACCCAAAATCGATTGGAAGATTTTGAAACAATCACAAATGATGTAGAATAA